The following proteins are encoded in a genomic region of Sorangiineae bacterium MSr12523:
- the bamA gene encoding outer membrane protein assembly factor BamA: MRSISVRTVDAPSRRGQRCRGVFFIALFAFGATLAMLLTGSLSSVAWAQATPASQAKPGAGPASQPKPGAGPAPDAGAPPAASTTTPAPDAGAADPNAPAAPATEALGPTIRIPQTEGDKAEGYNIVAIEVSGNRKTTKDEVLSYLKEKIGQPFKMETLTGDVRALWDAGFFDDVEVDLTRGDRGVTLRFLVRERPNIKAIEFSGNDEIETDKLTEGIEVKANTILSVPAVRRSVQKIKDMYQEKGYFLADVDFTIDSQRENEVIVKFKIVEHQQVTVRRITFIGNENVPESELREVMQTGQGSLFSFGSGGPYRQDMFERDVLMMSALYYDKGYMNVQIGTPRVMLTPDREGIEITLVIHEGPRFKIRQLRVFERDADGNEVEPLGGRRALRQLIRAHSGDWFNRAEVVKDLQAVRTLYRDAGYYSVEADPETELDSVKREVDIVIPIKRGPLTRIERIEIKGNTKTRDKVLRREMEVQEGQLYSETKLETSKKRITALGYFERVDVTPEIGSAPDRVTIYFEIAERATGTFQVGAGFSSVENFIATAQIQQANLFGNGQSLALQAQISSLRQIVSVRFFEPYFLNSDWSMSTELFNQLYVFSDFSRSSNGASLTYGYALVQPWLRLSLTGTVQYDKVNTQNTTTFFGSTSSVINTFPRLPLANLFNDGRTISLRPSIAYDTRDNRLFPTSGIYVNLSTEFANDALGSEVQYLRHRLSGQFYYNLGGSTGQPGSGFVLKLRTELGYITSPSSAGVPIYQRFFLGGILDMRGYRLRTIGTRLPLNQTLDPNATPIPNGANIGGNLQAYSNLELEFPIIDKVGIRGVVFYDMGNAWNTEDQFCKTTPAPQFPGVVSPCFSASSLLKLRTSTGFGIRWFSPLGPLRFEWGFPLYRIFNEESSVFEFTIGNFF; encoded by the coding sequence ATGCGCTCGATCTCCGTTCGTACCGTCGATGCGCCTTCGCGGCGTGGGCAGCGATGCCGCGGTGTCTTCTTCATCGCCCTGTTCGCGTTCGGCGCGACGTTGGCGATGCTTCTCACGGGTAGCCTTTCCTCCGTCGCATGGGCGCAGGCAACTCCCGCTTCGCAAGCGAAGCCTGGGGCAGGTCCGGCTTCGCAACCGAAGCCTGGGGCAGGTCCGGCGCCGGATGCAGGGGCACCGCCCGCTGCTTCGACGACCACGCCCGCTCCGGATGCCGGCGCCGCCGACCCCAACGCGCCCGCCGCACCCGCGACCGAGGCGCTGGGCCCCACCATTCGCATCCCGCAGACCGAGGGTGACAAGGCCGAGGGCTACAACATCGTTGCCATCGAGGTGAGCGGCAACCGCAAGACCACGAAGGACGAGGTCCTCTCGTACTTGAAGGAGAAGATTGGCCAGCCCTTCAAGATGGAGACGCTCACCGGCGACGTGCGCGCCCTCTGGGATGCGGGCTTCTTCGACGACGTCGAAGTCGACCTCACCCGCGGCGACCGCGGCGTCACCTTGCGCTTCCTCGTGCGCGAGCGGCCGAACATCAAGGCCATCGAGTTCTCGGGCAACGACGAAATCGAGACCGACAAGCTGACCGAGGGCATCGAGGTCAAGGCGAACACGATCCTCAGCGTTCCGGCCGTGCGCCGCAGCGTCCAGAAGATCAAGGACATGTACCAGGAGAAGGGGTACTTCCTCGCCGACGTCGACTTCACCATCGATTCGCAGCGCGAAAACGAGGTGATCGTCAAGTTCAAGATCGTCGAGCACCAGCAGGTCACCGTTCGGCGCATCACCTTCATCGGCAACGAGAACGTCCCCGAGAGCGAATTGCGCGAGGTGATGCAGACGGGCCAAGGCTCGCTCTTCTCCTTCGGATCGGGCGGTCCGTACCGGCAGGACATGTTCGAGCGCGACGTGCTCATGATGAGCGCGCTCTATTACGACAAGGGCTACATGAACGTGCAGATCGGTACTCCGCGCGTCATGCTCACGCCCGACCGCGAAGGCATCGAGATCACGCTGGTGATCCACGAGGGTCCGCGCTTCAAGATTCGGCAGCTCCGCGTGTTCGAACGCGACGCCGACGGCAACGAGGTCGAGCCGCTCGGCGGCCGCCGCGCCCTGCGCCAATTGATCCGCGCCCATAGCGGCGACTGGTTCAACCGCGCCGAGGTGGTGAAGGACCTGCAGGCCGTGCGCACGCTTTACCGCGACGCGGGCTACTACAGCGTGGAGGCCGATCCGGAAACGGAGCTCGACAGCGTCAAGCGCGAGGTCGACATCGTCATCCCGATCAAGCGCGGCCCGCTCACCCGCATCGAGCGCATCGAAATCAAGGGCAACACCAAGACGCGCGACAAGGTGCTCCGCCGTGAGATGGAGGTCCAGGAGGGGCAGCTCTACTCGGAGACCAAGCTCGAGACCTCGAAGAAGCGCATCACCGCCCTCGGCTACTTCGAGCGCGTCGACGTCACGCCGGAAATCGGCTCGGCGCCGGATCGCGTGACGATCTACTTCGAGATCGCCGAGCGTGCGACCGGCACGTTCCAGGTGGGCGCCGGCTTCAGCTCGGTGGAGAACTTCATCGCCACCGCGCAGATCCAACAGGCGAACCTGTTCGGAAACGGGCAATCGCTCGCCTTGCAGGCCCAGATTTCGAGCTTGCGGCAGATCGTCAGCGTCCGCTTCTTCGAGCCGTACTTCCTCAACTCGGACTGGTCGATGAGCACGGAGCTGTTCAATCAGCTGTACGTGTTCAGCGACTTCTCGCGAAGCTCGAACGGTGCGTCGCTGACCTACGGCTACGCGCTGGTGCAGCCATGGCTGCGTCTGTCGCTGACCGGCACGGTGCAGTACGACAAGGTCAACACGCAGAATACGACGACGTTCTTCGGCAGCACCTCGAGCGTCATCAACACGTTCCCTCGCCTGCCGCTGGCCAATCTGTTCAACGACGGCCGCACGATTTCGCTCCGCCCCTCCATCGCGTACGACACCCGCGACAACCGGCTCTTTCCGACGTCGGGTATCTACGTGAACCTGTCGACGGAGTTCGCCAACGACGCGTTGGGCAGCGAAGTCCAGTACCTGCGCCACCGCCTCTCGGGGCAATTCTATTACAACCTGGGTGGCAGCACCGGGCAGCCGGGCTCCGGCTTCGTGCTCAAGCTGCGAACGGAGCTGGGGTACATCACCAGCCCGAGTTCCGCCGGCGTGCCGATTTACCAGCGCTTCTTCCTCGGCGGCATTCTGGACATGCGCGGGTACCGCTTGAGAACCATCGGTACGCGTCTACCGCTGAACCAGACGCTCGACCCGAATGCGACGCCGATCCCCAATGGCGCGAACATCGGCGGTAACTTGCAGGCGTATTCGAACTTGGAGCTCGAATTCCCGATCATCGACAAAGTCGGTATTCGCGGCGTCGTCTTCTACGACATGGGCAATGCGTGGAACACGGAGGATCAGTTCTGCAAGACCACGCCGGCCCCGCAGTTCCCGGGCGTGGTGAGCCCGTGCTTCTCCGCCTCGAGCCTGCTCAAGCTGCGCACCAGCACCGGCTTCGGTATCCGCTGGTTCTCGCCCCTCGGTCCGCTGCGGTTCGAGTGGGGCTTCCCGCTCTACCGAATCTTCAACGAAGAGTCGTCGGTGTTCGAGTTCACCATCGGCAACTTCTTCTGA
- a CDS encoding caspase family protein yields the protein MRLPAVLAGVLIAACAAQARAEPVRILVAVGHSEGRGDERPLKHTRDDAARVRDVLRSRGGVAAEAAIVLANPTAADLTAALARADTMARTHRPDEVTLFFYFSGHGDGRAMHFGRETVPFTDLAAQLGKIPARLRVVITDACRSSDAVREKGGVLEPAFVVNVDEMRSASGAVWIHASSDGEAAQESDALGGAVFTHYWATGLNGAADANGDGRVTLSESFAFAYDQTVFRTANSSRIPQRPSLALDLRESAPLVLTRTSATNARLVLPREGNVSYVVYAVGSRTVLSEAWGQDDRAISLALPAGRYIVHRRASGRAGAAELLLAAGETRDLRDPDFRPFTEESLAAKGGTLRFHAHEVGVGYGVAVGHLAPFGHGPIVQYAYRGDEWTWSAHVGLVFSSRDAERATETSRRWEAGVALEREWRTGSASFRLGGGPVVSYYDRTLQRPDADLLARGGYSAEISQQTVAPGVELHAFTRWSLGTRLWCGLRIQGTANVATLDGTRQILLHGAASPMLGADF from the coding sequence GTGAGGTTGCCTGCGGTGCTCGCCGGAGTGCTCATCGCAGCGTGCGCCGCGCAGGCCCGTGCCGAACCGGTTCGGATCCTGGTGGCCGTCGGTCATTCCGAGGGCCGGGGCGACGAGAGGCCGCTGAAGCACACGCGCGACGATGCCGCGCGCGTTCGCGACGTGCTGCGTTCGCGCGGCGGCGTGGCCGCGGAAGCCGCGATCGTCCTTGCCAATCCAACGGCGGCCGACCTCACCGCGGCCTTGGCCCGCGCCGACACGATGGCACGCACCCATCGGCCCGACGAGGTGACGCTCTTCTTTTACTTCAGCGGACACGGTGACGGTCGCGCGATGCACTTCGGCCGCGAGACGGTCCCGTTCACCGATCTTGCGGCGCAACTCGGAAAAATCCCCGCGCGGTTGCGCGTGGTGATCACGGACGCATGCCGCTCGAGCGACGCCGTTCGCGAAAAAGGTGGCGTGCTCGAGCCGGCGTTCGTGGTGAACGTGGACGAAATGCGGTCGGCATCCGGCGCCGTGTGGATTCATGCGTCGTCCGACGGCGAGGCCGCGCAGGAGTCGGATGCCCTCGGCGGTGCCGTCTTCACGCATTACTGGGCCACGGGCCTGAACGGCGCGGCCGATGCCAACGGCGATGGCCGGGTGACGCTGTCGGAGTCCTTTGCCTTTGCCTACGATCAGACGGTGTTTCGCACCGCGAACAGCTCCCGCATTCCGCAGCGACCGAGCCTTGCCCTCGACCTTCGCGAATCGGCGCCCCTCGTACTCACGCGGACCTCGGCCACCAATGCGCGCCTCGTGCTGCCGCGGGAGGGCAATGTCTCGTACGTCGTCTATGCCGTGGGCTCACGCACGGTTCTCTCGGAAGCGTGGGGGCAGGACGATCGCGCGATTTCCCTGGCGCTTCCCGCCGGGCGCTACATCGTGCATCGCCGAGCATCGGGCCGCGCGGGCGCGGCGGAACTGCTCCTCGCGGCCGGCGAAACCCGCGATTTGCGCGACCCGGACTTTCGCCCATTCACCGAGGAATCCCTCGCTGCCAAGGGTGGCACCCTGCGTTTTCACGCGCACGAAGTGGGGGTCGGCTACGGGGTGGCCGTGGGTCATCTCGCGCCTTTCGGCCATGGTCCCATCGTCCAGTACGCGTACCGCGGCGACGAGTGGACTTGGAGCGCCCACGTGGGGCTCGTGTTTTCCTCGCGCGATGCGGAGCGGGCGACGGAGACGTCGCGTCGATGGGAGGCGGGCGTGGCCCTCGAGCGCGAATGGCGCACAGGATCCGCATCGTTTCGTCTCGGCGGCGGCCCCGTCGTCTCGTACTACGATCGCACGCTGCAAAGACCCGATGCGGATCTCCTGGCCCGCGGCGGCTACTCCGCCGAGATATCCCAGCAGACCGTTGCCCCCGGCGTCGAACTCCACGCCTTCACGCGCTGGTCGTTGGGCACACGCCTTTGGTGCGGGCTGCGCATCCAAGGCACCGCGAACGTGGCGACCCTCGATGGCACGCGCCAAATTCTCCTTCACGGCGCCGCAAGCCCGATGCTCGGCGCGGATTTCTAA
- a CDS encoding sigma-70 family RNA polymerase sigma factor — translation MAYADSVSGGLSDTELAMLYEKYSFLLIRRLRVLLRDESLAQDVLHDGFLKLMQSGGALREAQAPLRWLYRVFDNLAIDRLRTRRARGQHESIHHVGEDRVGPAPGVDVEGRDAVVKLLGELGEDDARIAILVFVDRLTQEEAAGELGLSRVTINKRVKALRERASVFLRGEEQHA, via the coding sequence ATGGCATACGCTGATTCGGTGAGCGGCGGCCTGTCCGATACGGAGCTGGCGATGCTCTACGAGAAGTACTCATTTCTCTTGATTCGCCGCCTGCGCGTGCTGCTTCGCGACGAATCGCTGGCGCAGGACGTGTTGCACGATGGTTTTCTCAAATTGATGCAATCGGGGGGCGCCCTGCGGGAGGCGCAAGCGCCACTGCGCTGGCTCTATCGCGTCTTCGACAATCTGGCCATCGATCGGCTGCGAACGCGCCGTGCGCGTGGGCAGCACGAGTCGATCCACCACGTCGGCGAAGATCGTGTGGGGCCCGCGCCCGGTGTCGATGTCGAGGGACGCGATGCGGTCGTGAAGCTGCTCGGCGAGCTCGGAGAGGACGATGCGCGCATCGCGATTCTCGTCTTCGTCGACCGACTGACGCAGGAGGAAGCGGCGGGTGAGCTAGGATTGTCGCGGGTGACCATCAACAAGCGCGTGAAGGCGCTGCGGGAGCGGGCCAGCGTCTTTTTGCGAGGCGAGGAGCAGCATGCCTGA
- a CDS encoding LysR family transcriptional regulator, with protein sequence MGTIDLNLVRAFVAVHETGSFSGAAARLDAPRSTVSRAISSLEASLGVRLFQRTTRQVSTTTAGVSLYERLAPSLSALENSLAELPEREEEPSGTLRVTSTVDLGTTVLAEAVARFTSRYRGARVEVYLSNSVVNLVRDRVDLALRVSPRKMRDSSLVVRRVGTITLQLYASPAYLARRGTPRAPSDLLSHDWVSYRGARHLQVTDAGEWSLSDLPPKTRITSEPRVVCDDMSFAREALKAGAGFGAIPTFLGDVEVANGTLVRLMPRWVTHTSRVYLVHPGHKHVPPKLTAFRDIVVEILRQRPLSVS encoded by the coding sequence ATGGGAACAATCGATTTGAACCTGGTCCGCGCCTTCGTGGCCGTGCACGAGACGGGAAGCTTCTCCGGTGCCGCGGCCCGCCTCGATGCGCCCCGTTCGACGGTGAGCCGCGCGATCTCGTCGCTGGAGGCATCGCTCGGTGTCCGTTTGTTCCAGCGGACCACGCGCCAGGTGTCCACGACCACCGCAGGCGTGTCGCTCTACGAGCGCCTCGCTCCGTCGCTTTCGGCACTGGAGAATTCCCTGGCGGAGCTTCCCGAGCGCGAGGAGGAGCCCTCGGGCACCTTGCGGGTGACCTCCACGGTGGATCTCGGAACGACGGTGCTCGCGGAGGCCGTCGCGCGTTTTACGTCGCGCTACCGCGGGGCGCGGGTGGAGGTGTACCTCTCGAACAGCGTCGTGAACTTGGTGCGCGACCGCGTGGACCTCGCCCTGCGCGTCAGCCCTCGAAAAATGCGCGACTCGAGCCTGGTCGTTCGCAGGGTAGGCACCATCACGCTCCAACTCTACGCATCGCCCGCCTACCTCGCGCGCCGGGGCACCCCGCGCGCGCCGAGCGATCTTCTCTCCCACGATTGGGTCTCGTACCGCGGTGCGCGCCACCTGCAGGTCACCGACGCCGGAGAATGGTCCTTGAGCGACTTGCCGCCGAAAACGCGCATCACCTCGGAACCGCGCGTCGTGTGCGACGACATGTCCTTCGCGCGCGAGGCGCTCAAGGCGGGGGCGGGCTTCGGTGCCATCCCGACCTTTCTCGGCGACGTGGAAGTGGCCAACGGCACCTTGGTGCGCCTGATGCCCCGCTGGGTCACCCACACGAGCCGCGTCTACCTCGTGCACCCGGGCCACAAGCACGTGCCGCCCAAGCTGACCGCCTTTCGCGACATCGTCGTGGAGATCCTGCGCCAGCGCCCTCTTTCCGTTTCCTAG
- a CDS encoding NAD(P)H-binding protein: MTTSALLVTGASGQLGRQVLDDLLARKVQGPIIATTRNPEHLAAYAAKGIEVRQADFEGDPAALAKAFAGASRALLISTDALDKPGRRLAQHVAALKAFEAAGVQHVVYTSLTNPYVESPILLAPDHRQTEAALAASRLGFTVLRNNVYIDLLLGSLPRVLASGKLVDARGTGATGFVTRHDCALAASAALSAPFTGRRTLEITGPAAVTSAQVATWLGELSGKAVQHISVTTEALTAALVEHGLPAPLAAVIASFDVAIAKGDLAVVTSAVKELTGRDPQTVRDFLAAQKLAS; this comes from the coding sequence ATGACAACGTCAGCTCTTCTCGTGACCGGCGCGTCCGGTCAGCTCGGGCGCCAGGTTCTCGATGATCTTCTCGCCCGCAAGGTTCAAGGTCCCATCATCGCCACCACCCGCAACCCCGAGCACCTCGCCGCCTATGCGGCCAAGGGCATCGAGGTTCGCCAGGCCGACTTCGAGGGCGATCCCGCCGCGTTGGCCAAGGCGTTCGCCGGTGCATCCCGCGCGCTGCTCATCAGCACCGATGCCCTCGACAAGCCGGGTCGCCGGCTGGCGCAACACGTGGCGGCGCTGAAGGCCTTCGAGGCGGCAGGCGTGCAGCACGTGGTCTACACGTCGCTCACGAACCCGTACGTCGAATCGCCGATTCTGCTGGCCCCCGATCATCGTCAAACCGAGGCAGCGCTTGCGGCCTCGCGTCTCGGATTCACGGTTCTGCGGAACAACGTCTACATCGATCTGCTCCTCGGGTCGCTCCCGCGCGTCCTCGCCTCGGGGAAACTCGTCGATGCGCGCGGCACCGGCGCCACCGGGTTCGTCACCCGTCACGATTGCGCCCTCGCCGCATCCGCCGCACTGAGCGCGCCCTTCACGGGCCGCCGCACCCTCGAGATCACGGGCCCTGCGGCCGTGACGAGTGCCCAAGTCGCCACGTGGCTCGGCGAGCTGTCGGGCAAGGCGGTGCAGCACATTTCGGTAACGACCGAGGCGTTGACCGCGGCGCTCGTCGAACATGGCCTGCCGGCACCGCTCGCGGCGGTGATCGCGTCGTTCGATGTGGCCATCGCCAAGGGCGATCTCGCGGTGGTGACCTCCGCGGTGAAGGAGCTTACGGGCCGCGATCCGCAGACGGTTCGCGATTTTCTCGCGGCGCAGAAGCTCGCGAGCTGA
- a CDS encoding amidohydrolase — protein MTALHVIQNADVRTMDASGRRAEAVAWRDGKIVAVGTRAEVAGPEATVWDAGGATVLPGFVDAHHHAFLATLMDGGVRLRPPGVCTIADLQRALSAASAQLPPGAWLVASEWDEALLAERRAPTRRELDDAVPDRPLLAFHYSCHRALANSRALEAAGIDKHTPDPSGGLISRGPDGLPDGLLIERGMSRVEIAARANHTPEQANDFFARLAQHHDALLAAGITRIADAAVPADLMVLYREAARRGFLRVPTVMMPVSARGTFEAPWDVLEGPVTGEEEGLLTVGALKLIFDGAPVCAMCVGWRQMAGAVVNTLAMGLRQRSFDSMRTMSSARLRFGRDGVRTGINIYRREEARAVIRAATERGFAVATHAIGNDAIDIAVSAYEATGSAVSRIRAPRIEHAVFLSRPLVARMANAGVLVVAQPHFLALPAMGTAARIPGIANTALRWLLDAKIKVAGSSDYPVASFDPLDGIRSAVHRRTLRGHVNEPEQRIALDEALTMYTRTSAEACGALDRCGTLEAGKRADIVVLDGPLASDLKSVRVRATVLGGDVAFGQISSRASAPRENREPSADRGP, from the coding sequence ATGACTGCCCTACACGTGATTCAGAACGCCGACGTTCGCACGATGGATGCTTCGGGTCGCCGCGCGGAAGCGGTGGCGTGGCGCGATGGGAAAATCGTCGCGGTGGGAACGCGCGCGGAGGTTGCGGGCCCCGAGGCGACGGTATGGGATGCGGGCGGCGCGACCGTTCTGCCGGGCTTCGTGGATGCGCACCACCATGCCTTCTTGGCCACGCTCATGGATGGCGGCGTGCGGCTGCGGCCCCCGGGCGTGTGCACCATCGCCGATCTGCAGCGGGCGCTCTCAGCGGCCTCCGCGCAGCTGCCGCCGGGCGCGTGGCTCGTCGCCTCGGAGTGGGATGAGGCGTTGCTCGCCGAGCGGCGCGCGCCGACGCGGCGGGAGCTCGACGACGCCGTGCCCGATCGGCCGCTGTTGGCGTTTCACTACAGTTGCCATCGCGCCCTGGCCAACAGCCGCGCGCTCGAGGCGGCAGGGATCGACAAGCACACGCCGGATCCGTCGGGCGGGCTCATTTCGCGCGGCCCCGACGGGTTGCCCGATGGCTTGCTCATCGAGCGCGGCATGAGCCGTGTCGAGATCGCGGCGCGCGCAAACCACACCCCGGAGCAGGCCAATGACTTCTTCGCGCGCCTGGCGCAACACCACGACGCGCTTTTGGCGGCGGGTATCACGCGCATTGCCGATGCGGCCGTGCCTGCGGACCTGATGGTGCTCTATCGAGAGGCCGCGCGGCGTGGCTTCCTTCGAGTGCCGACCGTGATGATGCCCGTCTCCGCGCGGGGCACGTTCGAGGCGCCGTGGGACGTGCTCGAGGGGCCGGTGACCGGTGAGGAAGAGGGGCTGCTCACGGTGGGCGCGCTCAAGTTGATCTTCGACGGCGCGCCCGTCTGCGCCATGTGCGTCGGCTGGCGGCAGATGGCCGGTGCGGTGGTGAACACGCTGGCCATGGGGCTGCGACAGCGCTCGTTCGATTCGATGAGGACGATGAGCTCGGCCCGACTCCGTTTCGGCCGCGACGGGGTTCGCACGGGCATCAACATTTACCGACGGGAAGAAGCCCGCGCGGTGATCCGGGCCGCCACCGAGCGCGGTTTTGCCGTGGCGACGCATGCCATTGGCAACGACGCCATCGACATCGCCGTGTCGGCCTACGAGGCCACGGGTAGCGCCGTGTCCCGCATCCGTGCCCCGCGCATCGAGCACGCCGTGTTCCTTTCGCGGCCGCTCGTTGCGCGCATGGCCAATGCCGGCGTGCTGGTCGTCGCGCAGCCGCACTTCCTCGCGCTGCCCGCGATGGGCACGGCCGCGCGCATCCCGGGCATCGCCAACACGGCCTTGCGCTGGCTGCTCGACGCGAAGATCAAGGTCGCGGGCAGCTCGGACTACCCTGTGGCGAGCTTCGATCCGCTCGACGGCATCCGCTCCGCCGTGCACCGTCGCACCCTTCGCGGGCACGTGAACGAGCCCGAGCAGCGCATCGCTCTGGACGAGGCCCTGACGATGTACACGCGCACCTCCGCCGAAGCTTGCGGCGCGCTCGATCGATGCGGGACCCTGGAAGCGGGCAAGCGCGCCGACATCGTGGTGCTCGACGGCCCGCTCGCGTCCGATCTGAAGTCGGTACGCGTGCGGGCCACGGTGCTCGGGGGCGACGTCGCCTTCGGGCAGATCAGCTCGCGAGCTTCTGCGCCGCGAGAAAATCGCGAACCGTCTGCGGATCGCGGCCCGTAA
- a CDS encoding glutathione S-transferase family protein: MAITLYYAPMSSATRAFWALEELGIPFEKVKLDLRAGDQKKPEYLKINPNGKVPALVDGEAKIFENLAILFHLGERYGVEKGLWPKADSSVRAEAYSWSVWGLVELVQGARHFALHADASHFPGLLPPERRVGWIAEQARKEWEQNAALLEARLENRAYILGDAFSLADVTVAGNAAFGLRMAGLPMGPRATDWVGRCMARPAFARSMAG; encoded by the coding sequence ATGGCAATCACCTTGTATTACGCACCCATGAGTTCGGCGACGCGCGCATTTTGGGCGCTCGAAGAGCTCGGGATTCCGTTCGAAAAGGTCAAGCTCGATCTGCGAGCCGGCGATCAAAAGAAGCCGGAGTACTTGAAGATCAACCCCAATGGCAAGGTGCCCGCGCTCGTGGATGGCGAGGCGAAGATCTTCGAGAATCTAGCCATTCTTTTCCATCTTGGCGAACGATACGGCGTCGAAAAAGGACTCTGGCCCAAGGCCGATTCGTCCGTGCGCGCCGAGGCGTATTCGTGGTCCGTGTGGGGCTTGGTGGAACTGGTCCAGGGCGCGCGCCATTTCGCGCTCCACGCGGACGCGTCGCACTTTCCGGGGTTGCTTCCGCCCGAAAGGCGCGTGGGCTGGATCGCCGAGCAAGCGCGCAAGGAATGGGAACAAAATGCCGCGCTTCTCGAGGCACGGCTGGAGAACCGCGCGTACATCTTGGGCGACGCGTTCTCGCTCGCGGACGTGACGGTTGCAGGCAACGCCGCGTTCGGCCTGCGCATGGCGGGCTTGCCCATGGGGCCGCGCGCAACGGATTGGGTCGGGCGCTGTATGGCGCGGCCGGCATTCGCCCGTTCAATGGCGGGGTAA